A window from Musa acuminata AAA Group cultivar baxijiao unplaced genomic scaffold, Cavendish_Baxijiao_AAA HiC_scaffold_1139, whole genome shotgun sequence encodes these proteins:
- the LOC135671483 gene encoding zinc finger CCCH domain-containing protein 53-like isoform X3: protein MDVYEATRVVLARIQSLDAVNAAKIMGYILIQEHGDKEMIRLAFGPEALLHSVVLKARKELGLAAPAPPPSSSSSSATSPAAGGVASPSPFGLLARQNSSSRFSTNLVSSPTSFAPPPVFSRAGRANGALNGSLEELQASEELLSPGSPSPSPFFNGCGTAGDSLVDEFHLQDQLSFLHDQAPCHSLPIGPRSVAAGGGGDLFSPDIGSHSPSGSGDGLLFPYRMGWGVNGNHHRRSWSAADLPLRSDAIAAAGFSWKPCLYFARGYCKDGTACRFLHDLPDETVAAVAAGARMDAAVEQQCQELLLRSKSQRIGGGGASQLTASAFPYSPLGSLPSSPSSTSKCLDFLLQQQPSDSPRAAAAAAAAALMRTRMERGDFAGMANPGSRQIYLTFPADSTFTEEDVSNYFSIYGPVQDVRIPFQQKRMFGFVTFVYPETVKLILAKGNPHFVCDARVLVKPYKEKGKVPDKCRKPQQQQTERGDFAACTTPTGLESRDQFDLQQLARMLYNSGSSSQELLLRRKLEEQQQALELQQAIELHARRLMNLQLLDLKNRTLCSSAPASVNSPTIKAAPAITIPTADTPSSSGGSSSSSQEQSPTGVQKMNSCNGFREHKTVNSADKKESGDEANPNKDGDIHESAEHNLPDSPFASPKKSSIVPDPFSVPEMEMAAATAASVNDSSSSNTYLIASTLPPSSSTLDMASHKSCFFQMPRVSSTHGAIGM, encoded by the exons ATGGACGTGTACGAGGCGACGAGGGTGGTGTTGGCGAGGATACAGAGCTTGGACGCGGTGAACGCGGCCAAGATCATGGGGTACATCTTGATCCAGGAGCACGGCGACAAGGAGATGATCCGCCTGGCTTTCGGCCCCGAGGCCCTCCTCCACTCCGTCGTCCTCAAGGCTCGGAAGGAGCTCGGCCTTGCCGCCCCTGCTccgcccccctcctcctcctcctcctccgctaccTCTCCTGCCGCAGGTGGCGTCGCCTCCCCTTCTCCCTTTGGCCTTTTGGCTCGCCAGAACTCCTCTTCCCGCTTCTCTACCAACTTAGTCTCCTCCCCCACCTCCTTCGCTCCGCCGCCTGTCTTCTCCCGCGCTGGTAGAGCGAACGGCGCTCTGAACGGGTCCCTGGAGGAGCTCCAGGCCTCCGAGGAGCTCCTCAGCCCCGGCAGCCCGAGTCCCTCTCCCTTCTTCAACGGCTGCGGAACCGCTGGCGACTCGCTCGTCGATGAGTTCCACCTCCAAGACCAGCTCTCCTTCCTCCACGATCAGGCCCCCTGCCACTCCCTTCCTATTGGCCCCAGATCCGTCGCTGCCGGCGGCGGAGGCGATCTCTTCAGTCCGGACATCGGGTCTCATAGTCCGAGCGGCAGCGGAGACGGGCTGCTGTTTCCTTACAGAATGGGATGGGGTGTCAACGGAAACCACCATCGCCGGAGCTGGTCCGCTGCTGATCTCCCCCTTCGTTCGGACGCCATCGCAGCCGCGGGATTCAGTTGGAAGCCGTGCCTCTATTTCGCCAGAGGTTACTGCAAGGACGGGACCGCGTGTCGCTTCCTCCATGATCTGCCGGACGAGACCGTCGCGGCGGTAGCTGCGGGCGCGAGAATGGACGCTGCGGTGGAGCAGCAGTGCCAGGAGCTGCTGCTGAGATCTAAGAGCCAGAGGATCGGGGGCGGCGGGGCGTCGCAGCTGACTGCGTCGGCCTTCCCTTACTCCCCGCTTGGTTCCCTGCCCTCCTCTCCATCATCCACGAGCAAATGCCTCGACTTCCTGCTCCAGCAGCAGCCAAGCGATAGCCCAAG GgccgcagcggcggcggcggcagcagcgctaATGCGAACGAGGATGGAGAGGGGCGATTTCGCAGGGATGGCCAATCCTGGGTCGAGGCAGATCTACTTAACCTTCCCCGCAGACAGCACCTTCACCGAAGAAGACGTCTCCAACTACTTCAG CATCTACGGGCCAGTACAGGACGTGCGGATCCCGTTCCAGCAGAAGCGAATGTTTGGGTTCGTCACCTTCGTCTACCCCGAGACGGTGAAGCTGATCCTGGCTAAAGGAAATCCCCACTTCGTCTGCGATGCTCGGGTTCTCGTCAAGCCTtacaaggagaaggggaaggtccCCGACAAGTGCAG GAAGCCGCAACAGCAGCAGACTGAGAGGGGCGACTTCGCTGCATGTACGACTCCTACCGGCCTGGAATCCAGAGATCAATTTGACCTTCAACAGCTTG CAAGGATGCTGTACAACAGCGGCAGCAGCAGTCAGGAGCTACTGCTGCGGAGGAAGCTGGAGGAGCAGCAGCAAGCGCTGGAACTGCAGCAGGCCATCGAGCTGCACGCGAGGAGACTCATGAATCTCCAGCTCCTCGACCTCAAGAACCGGACTCTGTGCTCCTCAGCCCCCGCCTCCGTCAACTCTCCCACCATCAAAGCTGCTCCAGCAATCACTATACCTACAGCCGATACcccgagcagcagcggcggcagcagcagcagcagccaagaACAATCACCAACCGGAG TCCAGAAGATGAACAGCTGCAATGGCTTCCGCGAACACAAGACGGTCAACTCTGCTGATAAGAAGGAATCTGGTGATGAGGCAAACCCCAACAAGGATGGCGATATCCATGAAAG CGCCGAGCATAACTTGCCCGATAGCCCCTTCGCCTCGCCTAAAAAATCTTCGATCGTGCCCGATCCTTTCTCCGTCCCTGAAATGGAGATGGCAGCTGCCACTGCTGCTTCCGTGAACGATAGTAGCAGCAGCAACACCTACCTGATTGCCTCTACATTGCCACCATCCTCTTCCACGTTGGACATGGCTTCCCACAAATCATGCTTCTTCCAAATGCCAAG GGTCTCCTCCACTCATGGAGCCATTGGAATGTAG
- the LOC135671483 gene encoding zinc finger CCCH domain-containing protein 53-like isoform X1, whose protein sequence is MDVYEATRVVLARIQSLDAVNAAKIMGYILIQEHGDKEMIRLAFGPEALLHSVVLKARKELGLAAPAPPPSSSSSSATSPAAGGVASPSPFGLLARQNSSSRFSTNLVSSPTSFAPPPVFSRAGRANGALNGSLEELQASEELLSPGSPSPSPFFNGCGTAGDSLVDEFHLQDQLSFLHDQAPCHSLPIGPRSVAAGGGGDLFSPDIGSHSPSGSGDGLLFPYRMGWGVNGNHHRRSWSAADLPLRSDAIAAAGFSWKPCLYFARGYCKDGTACRFLHDLPDETVAAVAAGARMDAAVEQQCQELLLRSKSQRIGGGGASQLTASAFPYSPLGSLPSSPSSTSKCLDFLLQQQPSDSPRAAAAAAAAALMRTRMERGDFAGMANPGSRQIYLTFPADSTFTEEDVSNYFSIYGPVQDVRIPFQQKRMFGFVTFVYPETVKLILAKGNPHFVCDARVLVKPYKEKGKVPDKCRKPQQQQTERGDFAACTTPTGLESRDQFDLQQLAAARMLYNSGSSSQELLLRRKLEEQQQALELQQAIELHARRLMNLQLLDLKNRTLCSSAPASVNSPTIKAAPAITIPTADTPSSSGGSSSSSQEQSPTGVQKMNSCNGFREHKTVNSADKKESGDEANPNKDGDIHESAEHNLPDSPFASPKKSSIVPDPFSVPEMEMAAATAASVNDSSSSNTYLIASTLPPSSSTLDMASHKSCFFQMPRVSSTHGAIGM, encoded by the exons ATGGACGTGTACGAGGCGACGAGGGTGGTGTTGGCGAGGATACAGAGCTTGGACGCGGTGAACGCGGCCAAGATCATGGGGTACATCTTGATCCAGGAGCACGGCGACAAGGAGATGATCCGCCTGGCTTTCGGCCCCGAGGCCCTCCTCCACTCCGTCGTCCTCAAGGCTCGGAAGGAGCTCGGCCTTGCCGCCCCTGCTccgcccccctcctcctcctcctcctccgctaccTCTCCTGCCGCAGGTGGCGTCGCCTCCCCTTCTCCCTTTGGCCTTTTGGCTCGCCAGAACTCCTCTTCCCGCTTCTCTACCAACTTAGTCTCCTCCCCCACCTCCTTCGCTCCGCCGCCTGTCTTCTCCCGCGCTGGTAGAGCGAACGGCGCTCTGAACGGGTCCCTGGAGGAGCTCCAGGCCTCCGAGGAGCTCCTCAGCCCCGGCAGCCCGAGTCCCTCTCCCTTCTTCAACGGCTGCGGAACCGCTGGCGACTCGCTCGTCGATGAGTTCCACCTCCAAGACCAGCTCTCCTTCCTCCACGATCAGGCCCCCTGCCACTCCCTTCCTATTGGCCCCAGATCCGTCGCTGCCGGCGGCGGAGGCGATCTCTTCAGTCCGGACATCGGGTCTCATAGTCCGAGCGGCAGCGGAGACGGGCTGCTGTTTCCTTACAGAATGGGATGGGGTGTCAACGGAAACCACCATCGCCGGAGCTGGTCCGCTGCTGATCTCCCCCTTCGTTCGGACGCCATCGCAGCCGCGGGATTCAGTTGGAAGCCGTGCCTCTATTTCGCCAGAGGTTACTGCAAGGACGGGACCGCGTGTCGCTTCCTCCATGATCTGCCGGACGAGACCGTCGCGGCGGTAGCTGCGGGCGCGAGAATGGACGCTGCGGTGGAGCAGCAGTGCCAGGAGCTGCTGCTGAGATCTAAGAGCCAGAGGATCGGGGGCGGCGGGGCGTCGCAGCTGACTGCGTCGGCCTTCCCTTACTCCCCGCTTGGTTCCCTGCCCTCCTCTCCATCATCCACGAGCAAATGCCTCGACTTCCTGCTCCAGCAGCAGCCAAGCGATAGCCCAAG GgccgcagcggcggcggcggcagcagcgctaATGCGAACGAGGATGGAGAGGGGCGATTTCGCAGGGATGGCCAATCCTGGGTCGAGGCAGATCTACTTAACCTTCCCCGCAGACAGCACCTTCACCGAAGAAGACGTCTCCAACTACTTCAG CATCTACGGGCCAGTACAGGACGTGCGGATCCCGTTCCAGCAGAAGCGAATGTTTGGGTTCGTCACCTTCGTCTACCCCGAGACGGTGAAGCTGATCCTGGCTAAAGGAAATCCCCACTTCGTCTGCGATGCTCGGGTTCTCGTCAAGCCTtacaaggagaaggggaaggtccCCGACAAGTGCAG GAAGCCGCAACAGCAGCAGACTGAGAGGGGCGACTTCGCTGCATGTACGACTCCTACCGGCCTGGAATCCAGAGATCAATTTGACCTTCAACAGCTTG CAGCAGCAAGGATGCTGTACAACAGCGGCAGCAGCAGTCAGGAGCTACTGCTGCGGAGGAAGCTGGAGGAGCAGCAGCAAGCGCTGGAACTGCAGCAGGCCATCGAGCTGCACGCGAGGAGACTCATGAATCTCCAGCTCCTCGACCTCAAGAACCGGACTCTGTGCTCCTCAGCCCCCGCCTCCGTCAACTCTCCCACCATCAAAGCTGCTCCAGCAATCACTATACCTACAGCCGATACcccgagcagcagcggcggcagcagcagcagcagccaagaACAATCACCAACCGGAG TCCAGAAGATGAACAGCTGCAATGGCTTCCGCGAACACAAGACGGTCAACTCTGCTGATAAGAAGGAATCTGGTGATGAGGCAAACCCCAACAAGGATGGCGATATCCATGAAAG CGCCGAGCATAACTTGCCCGATAGCCCCTTCGCCTCGCCTAAAAAATCTTCGATCGTGCCCGATCCTTTCTCCGTCCCTGAAATGGAGATGGCAGCTGCCACTGCTGCTTCCGTGAACGATAGTAGCAGCAGCAACACCTACCTGATTGCCTCTACATTGCCACCATCCTCTTCCACGTTGGACATGGCTTCCCACAAATCATGCTTCTTCCAAATGCCAAG GGTCTCCTCCACTCATGGAGCCATTGGAATGTAG
- the LOC135671483 gene encoding zinc finger CCCH domain-containing protein 53-like isoform X2, translating to MDVYEATRVVLARIQSLDAVNAAKIMGYILIQEHGDKEMIRLAFGPEALLHSVVLKARKELGLAAPAPPPSSSSSSATSPAAGGVASPSPFGLLARQNSSSRFSTNLVSSPTSFAPPPVFSRAGRANGALNGSLEELQASEELLSPGSPSPSPFFNGCGTAGDSLVDEFHLQDQLSFLHDQAPCHSLPIGPRSVAAGGGGDLFSPDIGSHSPSGSGDGLLFPYRMGWGVNGNHHRRSWSAADLPLRSDAIAAAGFSWKPCLYFARGYCKDGTACRFLHDLPDETVAAVAAGARMDAAVEQQCQELLLRSKSQRIGGGGASQLTASAFPYSPLGSLPSSPSSTSKCLDFLLQQQPSDSPRAAAAAAAAALMRTRMERGDFAGMANPGSRQIYLTFPADSTFTEEDVSNYFSIYGPVQDVRIPFQQKRMFGFVTFVYPETVKLILAKGNPHFVCDARVLVKPYKEKGKVPDKCRKPQQQQTERGDFAACTTPTGLESRDQFDLQQLAARMLYNSGSSSQELLLRRKLEEQQQALELQQAIELHARRLMNLQLLDLKNRTLCSSAPASVNSPTIKAAPAITIPTADTPSSSGGSSSSSQEQSPTGVQKMNSCNGFREHKTVNSADKKESGDEANPNKDGDIHESAEHNLPDSPFASPKKSSIVPDPFSVPEMEMAAATAASVNDSSSSNTYLIASTLPPSSSTLDMASHKSCFFQMPRVSSTHGAIGM from the exons ATGGACGTGTACGAGGCGACGAGGGTGGTGTTGGCGAGGATACAGAGCTTGGACGCGGTGAACGCGGCCAAGATCATGGGGTACATCTTGATCCAGGAGCACGGCGACAAGGAGATGATCCGCCTGGCTTTCGGCCCCGAGGCCCTCCTCCACTCCGTCGTCCTCAAGGCTCGGAAGGAGCTCGGCCTTGCCGCCCCTGCTccgcccccctcctcctcctcctcctccgctaccTCTCCTGCCGCAGGTGGCGTCGCCTCCCCTTCTCCCTTTGGCCTTTTGGCTCGCCAGAACTCCTCTTCCCGCTTCTCTACCAACTTAGTCTCCTCCCCCACCTCCTTCGCTCCGCCGCCTGTCTTCTCCCGCGCTGGTAGAGCGAACGGCGCTCTGAACGGGTCCCTGGAGGAGCTCCAGGCCTCCGAGGAGCTCCTCAGCCCCGGCAGCCCGAGTCCCTCTCCCTTCTTCAACGGCTGCGGAACCGCTGGCGACTCGCTCGTCGATGAGTTCCACCTCCAAGACCAGCTCTCCTTCCTCCACGATCAGGCCCCCTGCCACTCCCTTCCTATTGGCCCCAGATCCGTCGCTGCCGGCGGCGGAGGCGATCTCTTCAGTCCGGACATCGGGTCTCATAGTCCGAGCGGCAGCGGAGACGGGCTGCTGTTTCCTTACAGAATGGGATGGGGTGTCAACGGAAACCACCATCGCCGGAGCTGGTCCGCTGCTGATCTCCCCCTTCGTTCGGACGCCATCGCAGCCGCGGGATTCAGTTGGAAGCCGTGCCTCTATTTCGCCAGAGGTTACTGCAAGGACGGGACCGCGTGTCGCTTCCTCCATGATCTGCCGGACGAGACCGTCGCGGCGGTAGCTGCGGGCGCGAGAATGGACGCTGCGGTGGAGCAGCAGTGCCAGGAGCTGCTGCTGAGATCTAAGAGCCAGAGGATCGGGGGCGGCGGGGCGTCGCAGCTGACTGCGTCGGCCTTCCCTTACTCCCCGCTTGGTTCCCTGCCCTCCTCTCCATCATCCACGAGCAAATGCCTCGACTTCCTGCTCCAGCAGCAGCCAAGCGATAGCCCAAG GgccgcagcggcggcggcggcagcagcgctaATGCGAACGAGGATGGAGAGGGGCGATTTCGCAGGGATGGCCAATCCTGGGTCGAGGCAGATCTACTTAACCTTCCCCGCAGACAGCACCTTCACCGAAGAAGACGTCTCCAACTACTTCAG CATCTACGGGCCAGTACAGGACGTGCGGATCCCGTTCCAGCAGAAGCGAATGTTTGGGTTCGTCACCTTCGTCTACCCCGAGACGGTGAAGCTGATCCTGGCTAAAGGAAATCCCCACTTCGTCTGCGATGCTCGGGTTCTCGTCAAGCCTtacaaggagaaggggaaggtccCCGACAAGTGCAG GAAGCCGCAACAGCAGCAGACTGAGAGGGGCGACTTCGCTGCATGTACGACTCCTACCGGCCTGGAATCCAGAGATCAATTTGACCTTCAACAGCTTG CAGCAAGGATGCTGTACAACAGCGGCAGCAGCAGTCAGGAGCTACTGCTGCGGAGGAAGCTGGAGGAGCAGCAGCAAGCGCTGGAACTGCAGCAGGCCATCGAGCTGCACGCGAGGAGACTCATGAATCTCCAGCTCCTCGACCTCAAGAACCGGACTCTGTGCTCCTCAGCCCCCGCCTCCGTCAACTCTCCCACCATCAAAGCTGCTCCAGCAATCACTATACCTACAGCCGATACcccgagcagcagcggcggcagcagcagcagcagccaagaACAATCACCAACCGGAG TCCAGAAGATGAACAGCTGCAATGGCTTCCGCGAACACAAGACGGTCAACTCTGCTGATAAGAAGGAATCTGGTGATGAGGCAAACCCCAACAAGGATGGCGATATCCATGAAAG CGCCGAGCATAACTTGCCCGATAGCCCCTTCGCCTCGCCTAAAAAATCTTCGATCGTGCCCGATCCTTTCTCCGTCCCTGAAATGGAGATGGCAGCTGCCACTGCTGCTTCCGTGAACGATAGTAGCAGCAGCAACACCTACCTGATTGCCTCTACATTGCCACCATCCTCTTCCACGTTGGACATGGCTTCCCACAAATCATGCTTCTTCCAAATGCCAAG GGTCTCCTCCACTCATGGAGCCATTGGAATGTAG